A single Candidatus Zymogenus saltonus DNA region contains:
- the sppA gene encoding signal peptide peptidase SppA — protein MVKRKGIIIAVVIAVSLVMIVGIYSLSLYMVMGIKPFSKSVGVIEVKGVIYESGDVIKNIKDFRDREDIAAVVLRVDSPGGGVAAAQEIYEEIKKLASEKVVVTSMGGVAASAGYYISLGSSYIFANPGTTTGSIGVIVQGMEFHDALDSLGIKGFVIKSGKFKDTGSPFREMTAEERQYLQDYIDNIFQQFVNVVVKERKLPKEKVLEIADGRILSGEQALKLKLIDELGNMEDAVKKAAEMAGIEGEPRLVYPPKEKISLLSILLNDMKTGLADVIFDRLMENRIRVEYRLVP, from the coding sequence ATGGTCAAACGAAAGGGGATAATTATTGCCGTAGTCATCGCGGTTTCCTTGGTGATGATTGTAGGTATTTACTCCCTCTCTTTATATATGGTTATGGGGATAAAGCCCTTCTCCAAGAGCGTGGGTGTAATAGAGGTCAAAGGGGTTATTTACGAGTCTGGGGATGTTATCAAGAACATAAAGGATTTTAGAGACAGAGAGGATATAGCCGCAGTCGTCCTGAGGGTGGACTCCCCGGGGGGAGGCGTGGCCGCGGCCCAGGAGATATACGAGGAGATCAAAAAGCTTGCGTCGGAAAAGGTGGTGGTTACCTCCATGGGAGGCGTTGCGGCCTCCGCGGGCTATTACATCTCATTGGGCTCGAGCTACATCTTTGCAAATCCTGGCACCACGACTGGCAGCATCGGAGTCATAGTCCAGGGAATGGAGTTTCACGACGCCCTCGATTCCCTCGGAATCAAGGGATTTGTTATCAAGAGCGGAAAATTCAAAGATACCGGAAGTCCCTTTCGTGAGATGACGGCGGAGGAGAGGCAGTACCTCCAGGATTATATCGACAATATCTTTCAGCAGTTTGTAAATGTCGTGGTGAAGGAGAGAAAGCTCCCCAAGGAGAAGGTGCTGGAGATCGCGGACGGAAGGATATTGAGCGGCGAACAGGCGTTGAAGCTCAAGCTCATTGACGAGCTGGGGAACATGGAAGACGCCGTCAAAAAGGCCGCCGAGATGGCCGGCATCGAGGGCGAGCCGAGGCTTGTCTATCCCCCAAAGGAGAAGATCTCCCTTCTCTCGATTCTCCTTAACGATATGAAGACAGGGCTTGCGGATGTAATATTTGACAGGCTGATGGAAAATAGGATCAGGGTGGAATACAGGCTTGTGCCCTGA
- a CDS encoding deoxyribonuclease IV, whose amino-acid sequence MKDTKPPLLGAHISIAGGVYTAADRAAELSINCFQLFTKNSNRWQARKFNTGEPERFTEAVSNGGFRGVVAHVDYLTSLASPDDAVREKSKAGLLLELGRCRELKIEVLVVHPTSHGGAGVESGIRRYAAGLREVLEEYDDGGGGDVEVILETVAGQGNAIGKTFEELGAIRDETGFKERIGVCYDTCHTFAAGYDITTRDKYESVIEEFDSLLGLESLKLFHLNDSKKGLGSNVDRHQHIGWGEMGLEPFRLIMNDERFAGIPKIIETPKEGDYLKYDRINLDTLIGLVES is encoded by the coding sequence ATGAAAGATACAAAACCGCCGCTTTTGGGGGCGCATATATCCATCGCCGGCGGAGTCTATACGGCCGCAGACAGGGCGGCGGAGCTCTCCATAAACTGCTTCCAGCTATTCACCAAGAACAGCAACAGGTGGCAGGCCAGGAAGTTCAACACCGGTGAGCCGGAGAGATTCACGGAGGCGGTTTCAAACGGGGGATTCAGGGGGGTGGTGGCCCACGTCGATTACCTGACGAGCCTCGCCTCTCCCGATGACGCCGTCCGGGAGAAATCGAAGGCGGGTCTTTTACTGGAGCTTGGTAGGTGCAGGGAGCTGAAGATCGAGGTCCTTGTGGTTCATCCCACAAGCCACGGCGGCGCCGGGGTCGAGAGCGGGATAAGGCGCTACGCCGCCGGATTGAGGGAGGTGTTGGAAGAGTACGATGACGGGGGGGGAGGAGATGTAGAGGTAATCCTCGAAACCGTCGCCGGGCAGGGAAACGCGATAGGAAAGACCTTCGAGGAGTTAGGCGCCATCCGCGACGAGACAGGATTTAAAGAGAGGATCGGCGTCTGCTACGACACCTGCCACACCTTTGCGGCCGGCTACGACATCACAACGAGGGATAAGTACGAGTCGGTAATCGAGGAGTTCGACAGTCTGCTAGGACTTGAGAGCCTAAAGCTCTTTCACCTCAACGACTCGAAGAAGGGCCTCGGCTCAAACGTGGACAGGCATCAGCACATCGGCTGGGGTGAGATGGGCCTCGAGCCGTTCAGGCTGATAATGAACGACGAGAGGTTTGCCGGGATTCCCAAGATAATAGAGACCCCCAAGGAGGGTGATTATCTCAAGTACGACAGGATAAACCTCGACACGCTGATCGGCCTTGTTGAGAGTTGA
- a CDS encoding enoyl-CoA hydratase/isomerase family protein, with amino-acid sequence MAEKYKDIIYEYSAGVGIVTLNRQREMNALSKNLCQELSHLMEAARKDDAVKVLVFTGGSEVFSAGIDIEELVKLAPHEYQDHFEPLIDYYLDLYEFPKPMIAAVTGIAMGGGFNLALSCDFIIASDTSIFAHPEVKFGLNPIFDPLWRRVGIARAKEITMTGEPVGAREAERMGLVNRVLPSEEVMEAAMTLAKNIADKSPKVLSMIKRVSDLVPRLDRRSAIEHEVELSALLLSYEETRTKLNEALERLKRKKGK; translated from the coding sequence ATGGCGGAAAAATATAAAGATATTATATATGAATACTCGGCGGGCGTGGGGATCGTCACCTTGAACCGGCAGAGGGAGATGAACGCCCTCTCGAAAAACCTCTGTCAGGAGCTTTCTCACTTGATGGAGGCCGCAAGGAAGGATGACGCCGTAAAGGTCCTCGTCTTCACCGGCGGCAGCGAGGTGTTCTCCGCCGGGATCGACATCGAAGAGCTCGTAAAGCTCGCACCCCATGAATATCAGGATCACTTCGAGCCGTTAATCGATTACTATCTCGACCTTTACGAGTTTCCCAAGCCGATGATCGCGGCGGTGACGGGCATCGCGATGGGGGGAGGCTTTAACCTCGCCCTCTCTTGCGATTTCATCATAGCGTCGGATACCTCCATCTTCGCCCATCCGGAGGTCAAGTTCGGCCTAAATCCCATCTTCGACCCCCTCTGGAGGAGGGTGGGCATTGCAAGGGCGAAGGAGATAACGATGACCGGAGAGCCTGTCGGGGCCCGTGAGGCGGAGCGGATGGGACTTGTCAACAGGGTGCTCCCGTCCGAGGAGGTAATGGAGGCCGCCATGACCCTTGCAAAGAACATCGCCGATAAATCGCCCAAGGTACTCTCCATGATCAAGCGGGTCTCCGACCTCGTCCCCCGGCTGGACAGGCGCTCCGCCATAGAACACGAGGTGGAGCTCTCGGCGCTCCTCCTTTCATACGAGGAGACCCGAACCAAGCTGAACGAGGCGCTGGAAAGGCTGAAGAGGAAAAAAGGTAAATAG
- a CDS encoding cyclic nucleotide-binding domain-containing protein produces MTGAPPDLDGKLDGKILDSLLFDEMSGKEVKRLFRYFERRGFPENSTIFIEKMDGESLFLIADGRVELTWMVAEGSEKKLVELSPGESFGELALFDPGPRAVTARVVEDSDIYILTREKFNEMRKKDPDICLSLVIALSKKIAGSLRGSIRTLSDSIVKG; encoded by the coding sequence ATGACAGGAGCTCCCCCCGACCTCGATGGAAAGCTTGATGGAAAGATATTGGACTCGCTCCTCTTCGATGAGATGAGCGGTAAGGAGGTGAAGCGCCTATTCCGTTATTTCGAGAGGAGAGGATTTCCCGAAAACAGCACGATATTTATCGAGAAGATGGACGGAGAGTCCCTCTTCCTGATCGCCGACGGGAGGGTCGAGCTGACGTGGATGGTGGCGGAGGGGAGCGAAAAGAAGTTGGTGGAGCTTTCACCCGGAGAGAGCTTCGGGGAGCTGGCCCTCTTTGACCCGGGCCCCAGGGCCGTGACGGCAAGGGTGGTCGAGGATTCGGATATCTATATCCTAACCAGGGAGAAATTTAACGAGATGAGAAAAAAGGATCCGGATATCTGCTTGAGTCTCGTCATCGCCCTGTCGAAGAAGATCGCCGGAAGCCTGAGGGGGAGCATAAGGACGCTTTCGGATTCAATCGTCAAGGGGTAA
- the guaB gene encoding IMP dehydrogenase has translation MNAENDSWGLTFDDVLLIPRKTEVIPRDVDVSTRLTKKIRLSIPLLSAAMDTVTESATAISMAQEGGVGIIHKNMDIMEQALEVDKVKKSESGMIVDPITIGPKNKIHEALEIMERYRISGVPVVEGKKLVGILTNRDLRFETNLNLAVEDVMTKDKLVKVREGITIEESKKKLHEHRIEKLLVVDDQDNLKGLITVKDIQKKMKYPDASKDELGRLLVGAAVGVGPDREARIEALLGAKVDIIVIDTAHAHSKIVIDAVSDTKKNFGNVELICGNVATAEACSALIKAGADAVKVGIGPGSICTTRIVAGVGMPQFTAIMDCFSAAKKTETPIIADGGIKFSGDVTKAVAAGADTIMIGGLFAGTDESPGEIILFQGRSYKTYRGMGSIEAMKAGSGDRYFQGDVEEAGKLVPEGIEGRVPYKGPLSLSITQLVGGLKSGMGYLGTKNIEELRGKVPYVRITPAGLRESHVHDVIITKEAPNYRLE, from the coding sequence GTGAACGCAGAAAATGACAGTTGGGGGCTTACGTTTGACGATGTCCTCCTTATTCCGAGAAAGACCGAGGTGATCCCGAGGGACGTGGATGTATCGACCCGCCTTACAAAGAAGATCAGGCTCTCCATACCCCTTTTGAGCGCCGCGATGGATACGGTGACGGAGTCGGCCACGGCCATCTCCATGGCCCAGGAGGGTGGTGTAGGCATCATCCATAAAAACATGGATATTATGGAGCAGGCCCTCGAGGTGGACAAGGTCAAAAAGTCGGAGAGCGGGATGATAGTCGATCCGATAACTATAGGGCCGAAGAACAAGATCCACGAGGCCCTCGAGATAATGGAGCGGTACCGGATCTCCGGGGTTCCGGTGGTGGAGGGGAAGAAGCTCGTGGGGATACTCACCAACCGCGACCTCCGCTTCGAGACGAACCTCAACCTCGCCGTGGAAGACGTGATGACGAAGGATAAACTCGTCAAGGTGAGGGAGGGGATTACCATCGAGGAGTCGAAGAAGAAGCTCCACGAGCACAGGATCGAAAAGCTTTTGGTTGTCGATGACCAGGACAACCTCAAGGGGCTGATCACGGTAAAGGATATCCAGAAAAAAATGAAGTATCCGGACGCGTCGAAGGACGAGCTGGGAAGATTGCTTGTCGGGGCCGCCGTAGGGGTGGGGCCGGACAGGGAGGCGAGGATAGAGGCGCTCCTGGGCGCAAAGGTCGACATAATAGTCATAGACACCGCCCACGCCCACTCCAAGATTGTCATCGACGCCGTCTCCGACACAAAGAAGAACTTCGGCAACGTCGAGTTGATCTGCGGAAACGTGGCAACGGCGGAGGCGTGCAGCGCCCTTATCAAGGCCGGGGCGGACGCGGTCAAGGTGGGGATCGGCCCCGGCTCAATCTGCACCACGAGGATAGTGGCCGGTGTGGGAATGCCCCAGTTTACCGCGATAATGGACTGCTTCAGCGCGGCCAAAAAGACCGAGACTCCCATAATCGCCGACGGCGGGATAAAGTTTTCGGGGGACGTCACGAAGGCGGTCGCCGCGGGGGCGGACACGATCATGATCGGGGGCCTCTTTGCGGGCACGGACGAGAGCCCGGGCGAGATCATCCTCTTTCAGGGGAGGTCCTACAAGACCTACAGGGGGATGGGCTCCATCGAGGCGATGAAGGCGGGATCGGGGGATCGCTATTTTCAGGGGGACGTGGAGGAGGCGGGAAAGCTCGTGCCGGAGGGGATAGAGGGAAGGGTACCATACAAGGGGCCTCTCTCCCTATCGATAACTCAGCTGGTGGGGGGGCTTAAGTCCGGTATGGGATATTTGGGGACGAAGAACATCGAGGAGCTCAGGGGGAAAGTCCCCTATGTCCGCATAACCCCGGCGGGACTGAGGGAGAGCCACGTCCACGACGTCATAATTACAAAAGAAGCGCCTAACTACCGTTTGGAATAG
- the guaA gene encoding glutamine-hydrolyzing GMP synthase: MTEDIHKEKVLILDFGSQYTQLIARRVREEKIYCEIYPFNIPVDQIREMSPNAVILSGGPASVYDKGAPMITDELFRLGIPVLGICYGMQIIAYLLGGKVVSARKREYGRAVVRPVSNNGIFSGFRADEKVEVWMSHGDSLKSPPKGFTITAESENRLMAAIENEKSRIYGVQFHPEVVHTPRGEEILRNFLFDISGLHGLWDMRSFVEMEVEEIRNRVGDDRVICALSGGVDSSVVAALLFRAIGDKLTCIFVNNGVLRKGEADRVKKVFRGHFNVDLDYVDAGDFFLKRLSNVEDPEKKRKIIGNTFIEIFEAEAEKISGVKYLAQGTLYPDVIESVSFRGPSATIKSHHNVGGLPEKMNLELIEPLRELFKDEVRLLGKELGLPDEMIKRHPFPGPGLAVRILGEVTKENVAMLQEADMIMENEIKSSGWYDKIWQAFAVLLPVKSVGVMGDERTYDNVVALRAVDSLDGMTADWSRIPHEILAKISNRIINEVKGVNRVVYDISSKPPSTIEWE, from the coding sequence TTGACAGAAGATATCCATAAAGAAAAGGTACTGATCCTCGACTTCGGCTCCCAGTACACCCAGCTTATCGCCAGGAGGGTGAGGGAGGAGAAGATCTACTGCGAGATATATCCCTTTAATATCCCGGTAGATCAGATCAGGGAGATGTCGCCCAATGCGGTTATACTCTCCGGGGGGCCGGCCAGCGTTTACGACAAGGGGGCGCCGATGATCACCGACGAACTGTTCAGGCTCGGCATCCCGGTTCTCGGAATCTGCTACGGGATGCAGATCATCGCTTATTTGTTGGGGGGGAAGGTCGTCTCCGCTAGAAAGAGGGAGTATGGCAGGGCGGTTGTCAGGCCCGTTTCCAACAACGGGATTTTTTCGGGCTTCAGGGCCGACGAAAAGGTCGAGGTGTGGATGAGCCACGGCGACAGCCTTAAAAGCCCCCCGAAGGGCTTCACGATTACCGCCGAGAGCGAAAACAGGCTCATGGCCGCGATAGAGAACGAGAAATCGAGGATCTACGGCGTCCAGTTCCACCCGGAGGTCGTCCACACCCCCAGGGGTGAAGAGATATTGCGTAACTTCCTGTTCGACATCTCGGGGCTCCACGGACTCTGGGATATGAGGTCGTTTGTGGAGATGGAGGTGGAGGAGATAAGAAACAGGGTGGGGGACGACCGCGTCATCTGCGCCCTCTCCGGCGGGGTGGACTCCTCGGTGGTGGCGGCGCTCCTCTTCAGGGCCATCGGGGACAAGCTGACCTGCATCTTCGTCAACAACGGCGTTCTGAGAAAGGGGGAGGCCGACCGGGTGAAGAAGGTCTTTCGCGGCCACTTCAACGTTGACCTCGACTACGTGGACGCCGGGGATTTCTTCCTGAAGAGGCTCTCCAACGTAGAAGACCCGGAGAAGAAGAGAAAGATCATAGGCAACACCTTCATTGAGATATTCGAGGCGGAGGCGGAGAAGATCTCCGGCGTAAAATATCTTGCTCAGGGGACCCTCTACCCTGACGTGATCGAGAGCGTCTCCTTCAGGGGGCCTTCCGCCACCATAAAGTCCCACCACAACGTGGGCGGGCTGCCGGAGAAGATGAACCTGGAGCTGATCGAGCCGCTGAGGGAGCTTTTCAAGGACGAGGTGAGGCTACTGGGCAAGGAGCTGGGGCTCCCGGACGAGATGATCAAGCGCCACCCGTTCCCGGGGCCGGGGCTTGCCGTGAGAATCCTGGGGGAGGTGACGAAGGAGAACGTCGCCATGCTCCAGGAGGCGGACATGATCATGGAAAACGAGATAAAGTCGAGCGGCTGGTACGACAAGATTTGGCAGGCCTTCGCCGTCCTGTTGCCCGTAAAGAGCGTCGGCGTGATGGGGGACGAGCGCACCTACGACAACGTCGTCGCCTTAAGGGCAGTGGACAGCCTCGACGGCATGACCGCCGACTGGTCTCGGATCCCCCACGAGATACTCGCCAAGATATCCAACAGGATCATAAACGAGGTCAAGGGAGTAAACAGGGTCGTTTACGATATATCCTCCAAACCCCCCAGCACCATCGAATGGGAGTAG
- a CDS encoding DNA polymerase III subunit alpha, translating to MAEKRTSNFVHLHLHTQYSLLDGAIRLDDLFSAANDFNMPAVAITDHGNLFGAVDFYIKARDAGIKPIIGCEMYVARGRYDSKGGGAAKDDSHHLVLLVENEAGYKNLTRLLTHAHLEGFYYKPRVDKELLSKHSGGLVASSACLKSEIAEKILGDDKKGAREVAGMYAGMFPGRFYLELMENGIEDQRRVNTELIRISKEMNLPLVATNDCHYLKKSDSEAHDALLCIQTGKTINDTNRMKFSTNQFYFKSPEEMTSAFRDVPEAIKNTLAVAERCDFSFSFGRFQFPEYSVSSGESLDDVLDRAAIEGLKARMDLMRANRGGNIEGVERQYRDRLERELRMIKEMGFSGYFLIVADFIDYAKENSISVGPGRGSAAGSLVAYALGITDIDPIEYDLLFERFLNPERISMPDIDIDFCKNGRDDVIRYVSEKYGGEEKVAQIVTFGKMQARAVIRDVGRVLDMPYPDVDRIAKLIPAMPLNITLDDALKAEPRFKEMVDSDPKVQKLVKIAKGLEGLNRHSSTHAAGMVISNLPLVEYMPLTRGQKGEVVTQFDMKCVEKLGLIKFDFLGLRTLTVIEDAIKLIRENRGVDLDISKISLKDPETFKLLQSGNTDGVFQLESSGMKDLMVRLIPEKFEEVIALVALYRPGPLNTGMAEEFIKRKHNRKLIKYELPQLEEILGDTYGVMVYQEQVMQIATALANFTIADGDLLRRAMGKKIREEMAAQKEKFMEGALKNGINEKKAEKIFDQMEEFAEYGFNKSHSAAYAMVSYRTAFLKAHYPVEFMAALLTSEMDDTDKIMKYIGEAREMGINVLPPHINDSGLTFSASGDEILFGLAAVKNVGAAAIQSIIESRRDGGDFSSLFDFAKRVDLRKVNKRVLESLIKCGAFDFSNVSRARMMAAIDRAVEMGQSYQDEKRIGQANLFENLIGPGDGMIDSEEYPDVPDWSDQMLMANEKESLGFYITGHPLLSYENAFKSKTNCDTITINEKPDRSSVWIGGICAAKKEIMTKKGDRMAFLTLEDMKGFIEVVVFSDLYQKSIQLMEDDVPILVGGVLDRGDETSKVLAKEILSLKDAPIRGEKKVFIEMDNLSVPAEDIERLKQIMERHRGRSRVFLLVRDSDSGSITLSLPGSLGVDPSNDFINEVKTLFSGGSVWLD from the coding sequence ATGGCCGAGAAGAGAACATCCAACTTCGTTCACCTGCACCTCCACACGCAGTACAGCCTGCTCGACGGCGCCATAAGGCTGGACGATCTCTTCTCCGCCGCCAACGATTTCAATATGCCGGCCGTGGCCATAACCGACCACGGAAATCTCTTCGGGGCGGTCGACTTTTACATAAAGGCAAGAGACGCCGGGATAAAGCCTATAATCGGTTGTGAGATGTACGTGGCGAGGGGGAGATACGACTCGAAGGGGGGAGGCGCTGCCAAAGACGACTCCCACCACCTTGTACTCCTCGTGGAAAACGAGGCGGGCTACAAGAACCTGACGAGGCTTCTCACCCACGCCCACCTGGAGGGCTTCTACTACAAGCCGAGGGTAGATAAGGAGCTGCTCTCAAAACACAGCGGGGGGCTTGTCGCCTCATCCGCGTGCCTGAAGAGCGAGATAGCTGAAAAAATATTGGGGGACGACAAGAAGGGGGCGAGGGAGGTCGCCGGGATGTACGCCGGGATGTTCCCAGGCAGGTTCTACCTCGAGCTTATGGAGAACGGCATCGAAGACCAGAGGCGGGTGAATACGGAGCTTATCCGAATCTCAAAGGAGATGAACCTTCCCCTTGTGGCCACCAACGACTGCCACTATCTCAAAAAAAGCGACTCGGAGGCCCACGACGCCCTCCTATGCATCCAGACCGGAAAGACGATAAACGACACGAACAGGATGAAGTTCTCGACGAACCAGTTCTACTTCAAGTCCCCGGAGGAGATGACAAGCGCCTTCAGGGATGTGCCAGAGGCTATCAAAAACACCCTGGCCGTAGCCGAGAGGTGCGATTTTTCCTTTTCCTTCGGGCGGTTCCAGTTTCCGGAATACAGCGTCTCTTCCGGTGAGAGCCTGGACGACGTCCTCGACAGGGCGGCGATAGAGGGCCTTAAGGCGAGGATGGATCTGATGAGGGCAAATCGCGGCGGAAATATCGAGGGCGTCGAGAGGCAATACCGGGATCGACTCGAAAGGGAGCTCAGGATGATCAAGGAGATGGGATTCTCCGGCTACTTCCTCATCGTCGCCGATTTCATTGACTACGCCAAGGAGAACTCGATCTCCGTCGGCCCTGGGAGGGGGTCGGCCGCCGGGAGCCTTGTGGCCTACGCCCTCGGGATTACCGATATAGATCCGATCGAATACGACCTTCTCTTCGAGCGGTTCCTCAACCCTGAGAGAATAAGCATGCCCGATATCGACATTGACTTCTGCAAGAACGGCAGGGACGACGTCATCAGGTACGTCTCGGAGAAGTACGGCGGGGAGGAAAAGGTCGCCCAGATCGTCACGTTCGGGAAGATGCAGGCGAGGGCGGTCATCCGGGACGTTGGGCGGGTCCTCGACATGCCCTATCCCGACGTGGACAGGATAGCCAAGCTCATCCCCGCCATGCCCCTTAACATAACCCTCGATGACGCCTTGAAGGCGGAGCCGCGCTTCAAGGAGATGGTCGATAGCGACCCAAAGGTTCAGAAACTCGTGAAGATCGCAAAGGGGCTGGAGGGATTGAACCGCCACTCCTCGACTCACGCCGCGGGGATGGTGATCTCAAACCTTCCCCTCGTGGAGTACATGCCCCTGACGCGGGGTCAAAAGGGGGAGGTCGTAACCCAGTTTGACATGAAATGCGTGGAGAAGCTGGGGCTGATCAAGTTCGACTTTTTGGGTTTGAGGACCCTGACCGTAATCGAAGACGCCATAAAGCTCATCAGGGAGAACAGGGGCGTCGACCTCGATATATCTAAAATCTCCCTCAAAGACCCTGAAACCTTCAAGCTCCTCCAGTCGGGGAACACAGACGGTGTCTTTCAGCTGGAGAGCTCCGGCATGAAGGACCTGATGGTGAGGCTCATCCCGGAGAAGTTCGAGGAGGTGATAGCGCTCGTGGCCCTCTACAGGCCGGGCCCGCTGAACACGGGGATGGCCGAGGAGTTCATAAAGCGCAAGCACAACCGGAAGCTGATAAAATACGAGCTTCCCCAGCTGGAGGAAATCCTTGGCGACACCTACGGCGTTATGGTGTATCAGGAACAGGTGATGCAGATTGCCACGGCCCTCGCCAACTTCACCATAGCGGACGGCGACCTCCTGAGGAGGGCGATGGGAAAGAAGATCAGAGAAGAGATGGCCGCCCAGAAGGAGAAGTTCATGGAGGGTGCCCTGAAAAACGGGATAAACGAGAAAAAGGCGGAGAAGATATTCGACCAGATGGAGGAATTTGCCGAGTACGGATTCAACAAGTCCCACAGCGCAGCATACGCGATGGTGTCGTATCGGACAGCCTTTCTCAAGGCGCACTACCCGGTGGAGTTCATGGCGGCGCTTCTGACCTCCGAGATGGACGACACCGACAAGATAATGAAGTATATAGGAGAGGCGAGGGAGATGGGGATAAACGTCCTCCCGCCCCACATAAACGACAGCGGCCTCACGTTTTCCGCCTCCGGGGACGAGATACTCTTCGGGCTTGCCGCCGTGAAAAACGTAGGAGCGGCGGCGATCCAGTCGATCATAGAGTCGAGGAGAGACGGAGGCGACTTTTCGTCGCTGTTCGATTTTGCAAAAAGGGTCGATCTCAGGAAGGTGAACAAGAGGGTATTGGAGAGCCTCATCAAATGCGGGGCGTTCGATTTCTCCAACGTCTCCAGGGCCAGGATGATGGCCGCGATAGACAGGGCGGTCGAGATGGGACAGAGCTACCAGGACGAGAAGAGGATCGGACAGGCCAACCTATTTGAAAACCTAATCGGCCCCGGGGACGGCATGATTGATTCGGAGGAGTATCCGGACGTTCCGGACTGGAGCGACCAGATGCTGATGGCAAACGAGAAGGAGAGCCTCGGGTTTTACATAACCGGGCATCCCCTCCTATCGTACGAGAACGCCTTTAAGTCGAAGACAAACTGTGATACCATTACCATAAATGAAAAGCCGGACAGGTCGTCTGTGTGGATAGGGGGGATATGCGCCGCAAAGAAGGAGATAATGACGAAGAAGGGGGATAGGATGGCCTTTCTGACCCTCGAGGACATGAAGGGATTCATCGAGGTCGTGGTCTTCTCCGACCTCTATCAGAAGTCCATTCAGCTCATGGAAGACGACGTCCCGATCCTCGTGGGGGGAGTGCTGGACAGGGGGGACGAGACAAGCAAGGTCCTCGCAAAGGAGATATTGAGCTTAAAAGACGCGCCGATAAGGGGCGAGAAGAAGGTTTTTATCGAGATGGATAACCTCAGCGTTCCGGCGGAGGACATCGAGAGGCTGAAGCAGATTATGGAGAGACACAGGGGCAGGAGCCGTGTCTTCCTCCTCGTGAGGGATAGCGACAGCGGCAGCATCACCCTCTCTCTGCCGGGGAGCCTGGGAGTTGACCCGAGCAATGATTTCATAAACGAGGTAAAGACCCTCTTTAGCGGCGGTTCCGTCTGGTTGGACTGA
- a CDS encoding acetyl-CoA carboxylase carboxyltransferase subunit alpha: MNEVKFDRSIRELTRKINEIKKTADNLDGSKISGNVRDLQERAKRLEEDYYLKGDRWMKVEISRHDKRPQMLDYISRIFDGFLELKGDRLYGNDRAVVGGLSRLDEIGVMVIGNHKGRGLKERLERNFGMPHPEGYRKAIRLMKLAERFGIPLITMIDTPGAYPGVEAEERGQSEAIASCMYTMMRLKVPIISVVLGEGGSGGALALGISDRVLMMENANYSVVSPEACASILWKDRKMKKQAAEALKSTAKDNLENGLIDEIVPEPLGGAHRSHKEAADALYGVLRRHLAELLDMDVDRLLKNRYERFRDIGVFSL; encoded by the coding sequence ATGAATGAGGTGAAATTTGACAGGAGCATCCGGGAGCTTACGAGGAAGATCAACGAGATAAAAAAGACCGCCGATAATCTTGACGGGTCAAAGATATCCGGCAACGTTCGCGATCTTCAGGAGAGGGCAAAGAGGCTCGAAGAAGACTACTACCTGAAGGGCGACCGGTGGATGAAGGTCGAGATCTCGAGGCACGATAAGAGACCCCAGATGCTCGACTACATCTCCCGTATCTTTGACGGCTTTTTGGAGCTCAAGGGGGACAGGTTATACGGCAATGACAGGGCCGTTGTCGGAGGGCTTTCCAGGCTCGACGAAATCGGCGTAATGGTGATCGGCAACCACAAGGGGAGGGGATTAAAGGAGCGTCTCGAAAGGAATTTCGGGATGCCTCACCCGGAGGGGTATAGAAAGGCTATCAGGCTTATGAAACTGGCCGAGCGCTTCGGAATCCCCTTGATCACGATGATAGACACCCCCGGCGCATATCCAGGCGTAGAGGCGGAGGAGAGGGGGCAGTCGGAGGCGATAGCGAGCTGTATGTACACCATGATGAGGCTTAAGGTCCCCATAATCTCGGTGGTCCTCGGAGAGGGAGGGAGCGGGGGCGCCCTAGCCCTCGGAATCTCCGACAGGGTGTTGATGATGGAAAACGCCAACTACTCGGTCGTCTCCCCGGAGGCGTGCGCCTCGATCCTCTGGAAGGACAGGAAGATGAAGAAACAGGCCGCCGAGGCGTTGAAGTCTACGGCGAAGGACAACCTCGAAAACGGACTGATAGACGAGATCGTGCCGGAGCCGCTGGGAGGCGCGCACCGCAGCCACAAGGAGGCGGCGGACGCCCTTTACGGCGTGCTGAGGAGGCACCTCGCGGAGCTTTTGGATATGGACGTCGACAGGCTCTTAAAGAACCGCTACGAGCGCTTCAGGGATATAGGGGTCTTTTCATTGTAG